A portion of the Adhaeribacter radiodurans genome contains these proteins:
- a CDS encoding glycosyl-4,4'-diaponeurosporenoate acyltransferase CrtO family protein, giving the protein MIKYVRVGLVLLFVICMVVAAALWQGLPSFLFAWILNFMLMTGVLYLTQTFQPPLTSTYYHSKRWEADGKLYEWFGVLGFRKILVWIGWEKLQKTAYPVKKSLTALKHLEYSTRQSEFGHLIIFFIVSFFILFVALKEGIQHSLWLIFLNVIFHVYPIVVQRYNRPRLQKAIHRIQSLF; this is encoded by the coding sequence TTTGTTATCTGCATGGTGGTGGCAGCAGCCCTATGGCAGGGCCTTCCCTCTTTTCTGTTTGCCTGGATTTTAAACTTCATGCTCATGACGGGTGTTTTATACCTCACGCAAACCTTTCAACCGCCATTAACCTCGACTTATTACCATTCAAAAAGATGGGAGGCAGATGGAAAGCTATATGAATGGTTCGGGGTTCTTGGATTTAGGAAAATCCTGGTCTGGATTGGGTGGGAGAAACTTCAAAAAACGGCTTATCCGGTAAAAAAGAGTTTAACAGCGTTAAAACATTTAGAGTATAGTACCCGGCAATCGGAATTTGGGCATTTAATTATATTTTTTATCGTATCGTTCTTTATCCTTTTTGTAGCATTAAAAGAGGGAATTCAGCATTCACTATGGCTAATTTTTCTAAATGTAATTTTCCATGTTTACCCCATTGTAGTTCAACGGTATAATCGGCCCAGGCTGCAAAAAGCAATACATAGAATTCAGAGTTTATTTTAG
- a CDS encoding arylsulfatase, whose translation MLKKVNLFFLVVLVSLTCAAQNKHNVVFILADDLGYGDIGVYGQKLIKTPNIDKLAANGIRFTQFYAGTSVCAPSRAALLTGKHTGHTPVRGNYEIQPEGQFPLADSVFTMAEMFRKAGYATGLFGKWGLGSPGSAGEPTQQGFDQFYGYNCQRQSHNFFPDHLWHNQQRVNLTNTTTVQPQYAPELIQEKALAFITTHSKKPFFLYLAYTLPHAALQLPAGDKAFEAYKKQFNEQPQTVPATWNGLGYQPQAYPRATYAAMVTRLDDYVGQVVKELKTLGIDKNTLIVFTSDNGPHREGGNQPEYFNSSGGFRGIKRDLYEGGIRVPMIVSWPALIKKARQSEFVGAAWDFLPTFAQLVNQPVPKNLDGISILPTLRNQEKQAQHDFLYWEFHEDGGRQAVRLGNWKGVRLNVKKDRHSPIQLYNLTVDPAEKKDISAAHPDVVKQIARIITREHIPNNDFQLLAVE comes from the coding sequence ATGCTGAAAAAAGTAAATTTATTCTTTTTAGTTGTATTAGTTTCCTTAACCTGTGCTGCTCAGAATAAGCATAATGTGGTTTTTATTCTGGCCGATGATTTAGGCTACGGCGATATTGGCGTTTACGGCCAAAAATTAATTAAAACTCCTAACATTGATAAACTAGCGGCCAACGGAATTCGCTTTACTCAGTTTTATGCGGGTACCTCGGTGTGCGCACCCTCCCGGGCAGCGCTATTAACCGGCAAACATACAGGCCATACGCCAGTGCGCGGGAATTACGAGATCCAACCCGAAGGCCAGTTTCCCTTAGCGGATTCAGTTTTTACCATGGCCGAAATGTTCCGGAAAGCGGGATATGCTACGGGTTTATTTGGCAAGTGGGGGTTGGGTTCTCCGGGTTCGGCGGGGGAACCTACCCAGCAAGGTTTTGACCAGTTTTATGGCTATAACTGCCAGCGGCAATCGCATAATTTCTTTCCAGATCATTTGTGGCACAATCAGCAACGCGTTAATTTAACCAATACTACCACAGTTCAACCGCAATACGCCCCCGAGTTAATTCAGGAAAAAGCTTTAGCTTTTATTACCACTCATAGCAAAAAACCTTTTTTCCTGTACCTGGCCTACACTTTGCCGCACGCCGCCCTACAACTACCAGCTGGCGATAAAGCTTTTGAAGCTTACAAAAAGCAGTTTAACGAGCAACCCCAAACTGTACCGGCCACCTGGAATGGCCTTGGTTATCAGCCTCAGGCTTACCCTCGCGCCACCTACGCGGCTATGGTTACCCGCCTCGACGACTACGTAGGGCAGGTAGTAAAAGAACTAAAAACCTTGGGCATCGATAAAAATACGTTAATTGTTTTTACCAGCGATAACGGTCCGCACCGCGAAGGGGGAAATCAACCGGAATATTTTAATAGCAGCGGCGGCTTTCGGGGCATTAAGCGCGATTTGTACGAAGGCGGCATCCGGGTACCCATGATTGTGAGTTGGCCAGCTTTAATCAAAAAAGCCCGGCAATCGGAATTTGTGGGAGCTGCCTGGGATTTTTTGCCCACTTTTGCGCAGCTGGTAAACCAACCTGTACCTAAAAACCTGGACGGAATTTCGATTTTGCCTACTCTCCGGAACCAAGAAAAACAAGCGCAGCACGACTTTTTATACTGGGAATTTCACGAAGACGGTGGCCGGCAAGCCGTGCGTTTGGGCAACTGGAAAGGCGTACGATTAAACGTGAAAAAAGACCGCCACAGTCCGATTCAGTTATACAATTTAACTGTTGATCCTGCTGAGAAAAAAGATATTAGCGCGGCGCACCCTGACGTAGTAAAACAAATAGCCCGCATTATAACGCGTGAACACATTCCGAACAATGATTTTCAGTTACTGGCCGTAGAATAA
- a CDS encoding sulfatase family protein, protein MKKQLFLLVFCLLTSFYLFAQQKKKQPNILIIVSDDHAYQAISAYGSKLIQTPNIDRIAREGVIFKKAYVTNSICGPSRAVLLTGKYSHKNGFKDNENSHFDGSQDTFIKQLKAGGYQTAWVGKWHLESQPQGFDFWQILPAQGHYYNPDFLMMDGSQKRIEGYVSDVTADVAENWLEKRNPEKPFCLVVGHKATHRTWLPAPEDMGRFDNVTFPVPANFYDTYENREAARVQDMSVEKTMLMGYDLKMFPAGEEIKDGTITRMNVAQRAKFDAYYQPIQADLKARNLTGHALTEWKYQRYLRDYLSTAASLDRSIGRTLAYLDNNKLTDNTIVIYLSDQGFFLGEHGWFDKRFMYEESFRTPMVMRYPGVIKPGTVSNDMVMNMDIAPTMLDAAGLPVPRQMQGQSLLPILKNKNAKGREALYYHYYENGEHSVSPHFGVKTSQYKLIRFYKRVESWELYNLQKDPQEMHNLYGQKGYAKITATLQNQLTSLINKYEDTDAQKLLVSK, encoded by the coding sequence ATGAAGAAACAGTTATTCTTATTAGTATTTTGCCTTTTAACCAGCTTTTACCTATTTGCGCAACAAAAGAAAAAGCAACCTAATATTTTAATAATTGTTTCGGACGACCACGCTTACCAAGCCATTAGTGCTTATGGCAGCAAATTAATCCAAACGCCCAACATTGATCGTATTGCTCGGGAAGGTGTAATTTTTAAAAAAGCATACGTTACTAATTCTATTTGCGGGCCTAGCCGGGCGGTACTTTTAACGGGCAAGTACAGCCACAAAAACGGTTTTAAAGACAACGAAAATTCACACTTCGACGGCAGCCAGGATACTTTTATCAAACAATTAAAGGCCGGCGGCTACCAGACCGCTTGGGTAGGCAAGTGGCATTTAGAAAGCCAGCCTCAAGGATTCGATTTCTGGCAAATTCTGCCTGCTCAGGGCCACTATTATAACCCTGATTTTTTAATGATGGATGGCAGCCAGAAACGGATAGAAGGGTATGTATCGGATGTGACGGCCGATGTAGCCGAAAATTGGCTGGAGAAACGCAACCCCGAAAAACCGTTTTGCCTCGTTGTTGGCCACAAAGCTACTCACCGCACCTGGTTGCCCGCCCCCGAAGATATGGGCCGGTTTGATAATGTTACCTTCCCTGTTCCGGCTAACTTTTACGACACCTACGAAAACCGGGAAGCAGCTCGGGTACAGGATATGAGCGTAGAAAAAACCATGCTGATGGGCTACGATTTAAAAATGTTTCCGGCCGGCGAAGAAATTAAAGACGGCACCATTACCCGCATGAACGTTGCCCAACGCGCCAAATTTGATGCGTACTACCAACCCATTCAGGCCGATTTAAAAGCCCGTAATTTGACTGGGCATGCTTTAACCGAGTGGAAATATCAGCGCTACCTGCGCGATTATTTGAGTACTGCCGCTTCCCTGGACCGCAGCATTGGCCGTACCCTGGCTTACCTGGACAATAATAAATTAACCGACAACACCATTGTAATCTATCTGTCGGATCAAGGCTTTTTCCTGGGCGAGCACGGCTGGTTTGATAAACGCTTTATGTACGAAGAGTCTTTCCGGACGCCCATGGTGATGCGTTACCCGGGAGTAATAAAACCCGGTACTGTTTCTAACGACATGGTTATGAACATGGATATTGCCCCAACCATGCTGGATGCCGCCGGTTTGCCCGTGCCGCGCCAGATGCAAGGCCAGTCGCTGTTGCCAATTTTAAAAAATAAAAATGCCAAGGGTCGGGAAGCTTTGTATTACCATTACTATGAAAATGGTGAACATTCCGTTTCGCCGCACTTTGGTGTAAAAACCAGCCAGTATAAACTAATTCGCTTTTATAAGCGCGTAGAAAGTTGGGAACTGTACAATTTGCAAAAAGACCCGCAAGAAATGCATAACTTATACGGTCAGAAAGGCTACGCAAAAATTACCGCTACGCTGCAAAACCAACTGACTAGCTTAATTAATAAGTACGAAGACACGGATGCACAAAAGTTATTAGTAAGTAAATAA